In Gimesia chilikensis, the following proteins share a genomic window:
- a CDS encoding radical SAM/SPASM domain-containing protein, translating to MLEVISPYQFSEQRAEYDAGVARMRHSLYMDYPRHVHLETQARCNASCNFCPYPDLNRKHTKMSDELIDKILNELTAIPQEMNLQISPFKVSEPFLDVRLFDVLEKINTLLPQAKIALTSNSTPITEDKLEKLQDVKNLQYLWISFNDHREAEYERVMSLPYQRTRQKLEMIHDAFMEGDIPFPVVLSRVGDGTAADHEFVQWVSINYPLFKSSVFPRMEWMGQVQGLNVYEVPNMGCERWFELSITATGEVAHCCADGQAEYPIGNANDQNVLEIYNSPEYRKLRESTVSRLSVEPCNRCTFM from the coding sequence ATGCTGGAAGTCATCAGCCCGTATCAGTTTAGCGAACAGAGAGCAGAATACGACGCCGGCGTGGCCCGCATGCGGCATTCGCTCTACATGGACTACCCGCGTCACGTGCACCTCGAGACTCAGGCCCGCTGTAACGCAAGTTGCAACTTCTGTCCTTACCCGGATCTGAACCGTAAGCACACCAAAATGAGCGACGAGCTCATCGACAAAATCCTGAACGAACTGACGGCGATCCCCCAGGAGATGAACCTGCAGATTTCGCCGTTCAAAGTCAGCGAACCGTTTCTGGATGTCCGACTGTTTGACGTTCTGGAAAAAATCAACACCCTGCTCCCCCAGGCAAAAATCGCGCTGACCTCCAACTCCACTCCCATCACGGAAGACAAGCTGGAAAAGCTGCAGGATGTCAAAAATCTCCAGTACCTCTGGATCTCATTCAACGATCATCGCGAAGCGGAATACGAACGGGTGATGAGCCTCCCCTATCAGCGTACGCGTCAAAAGCTGGAAATGATTCACGATGCCTTCATGGAAGGTGACATTCCCTTCCCGGTGGTTCTTTCGCGCGTAGGAGATGGCACCGCCGCAGACCATGAATTCGTGCAGTGGGTCAGCATCAATTATCCGCTGTTCAAATCGAGCGTCTTTCCCCGCATGGAATGGATGGGACAGGTGCAGGGGCTCAACGTCTATGAAGTTCCCAACATGGGCTGCGAACGCTGGTTCGAACTCTCGATCACCGCCACCGGTGAAGTCGCCCACTGCTGTGCCGACGGTCAGGCCGAATACCCCATCGGCAACGCCAACGATCAGAATGTCCTGGAGATCTACAACTCTCCCGAATACCGCAAGCTCCGGGAGTCCACAGTCTCGCGCTTAAGCGTCGAACCCTGCAACCGTTGTACGTTCATGTAA
- a CDS encoding isochorismatase family protein, protein MKLFCKLSVCLSLLLTYTSLLSAEDLQLNLRSQSETSTGSGRYHRLEHNESWDPEQTAIIVCDVWDYHHCLNAVRRLEQFAPRLDQLLKTARAQGVTIIHAPSDCMPAYEGHPARQRAQQVTFNGPIPEGIEKWCSKIPSEEQAVYPLDQSDGGEDDDPEEHKAWAAKLKSLGRNPALPWQKQSPLITIDGEKDFISDKGDEVWRILGSRGIKNVILTGVHTNMCVLGRPFGLRQMAQNGKNVVLVRDLTDTMYNPQRWPYVSHFTGNDLIISHIEKFICPTITSDQILGGDEFVFKKDDRPHLVIIMAEQEYETEVSLPKFAAENLGKAFRVSLVFADDKERNKIPGIEVIEDADLVLFSVRRRVLPEKQMALIKKYVAAGKPVVGIRTASHAFSLRGKEPPKGYADWPEFDATVFGGSYHGHHANDLKSIVTINPKQKQNPILTGIPDKPFPQAYSLYEVTPLAKGTTVLMTAEIKGKPVEPVAWTFQRKDGGRSFYTSMGHTGDFQQPEFVRLLANGIYWAAGLNPAKVKLSDKVSLRGAPHWTVVSLPEFKKPAGTVESRWYRCVARMPKAWLDGEPVQLKVPTSAGNTVQAWLNGTALKKRGDGFVIAPGMVTVNDANLIVVSVSGRDAGVDFVSVPQLVSASGALPLAGRWQYRSGDDQTFANMPLPAKFGTVTDIVFKP, encoded by the coding sequence GTGAAGCTGTTCTGTAAACTGTCCGTCTGTCTGAGCCTGTTGTTGACTTATACCAGTCTGCTGTCTGCCGAGGATCTGCAGTTGAACCTGCGATCTCAGTCCGAGACCAGTACAGGCTCCGGACGTTATCATCGACTGGAACACAATGAGAGCTGGGATCCTGAGCAGACCGCGATTATCGTCTGCGATGTCTGGGACTACCATCATTGTCTGAATGCAGTCCGGCGACTGGAACAGTTTGCACCGCGGCTGGATCAATTGCTCAAGACGGCCCGCGCACAGGGAGTGACCATCATTCACGCCCCGAGTGATTGTATGCCGGCTTACGAGGGGCATCCGGCGCGTCAGCGGGCGCAGCAGGTCACGTTCAATGGACCGATTCCCGAGGGCATCGAAAAGTGGTGCTCGAAGATTCCCAGTGAAGAACAGGCCGTGTATCCCCTCGATCAGTCGGATGGGGGCGAGGACGATGACCCGGAAGAGCATAAAGCGTGGGCCGCGAAGCTGAAGTCGCTGGGCCGCAATCCGGCACTCCCCTGGCAGAAGCAGTCGCCGCTGATCACCATCGATGGTGAGAAAGATTTCATCAGTGATAAAGGGGATGAAGTCTGGCGAATTCTGGGAAGCCGTGGCATTAAGAATGTGATTCTGACCGGCGTGCATACCAACATGTGTGTCCTCGGTCGTCCGTTCGGTTTGCGGCAGATGGCACAGAACGGGAAGAACGTGGTGCTGGTGCGGGACCTGACAGATACGATGTATAACCCGCAGCGCTGGCCTTACGTGAGTCACTTTACCGGCAACGATCTGATTATCTCGCACATCGAAAAATTCATCTGTCCCACAATTACCAGCGATCAGATTCTGGGGGGCGATGAATTTGTCTTCAAGAAAGATGATCGACCGCACCTCGTGATTATCATGGCGGAGCAGGAATACGAGACTGAGGTCAGTCTGCCGAAGTTTGCGGCGGAGAACCTGGGCAAAGCGTTTCGTGTGAGCCTGGTCTTCGCTGATGACAAGGAGCGGAATAAGATTCCGGGGATCGAAGTGATCGAGGATGCCGATCTTGTATTGTTCAGCGTCCGCAGACGTGTGCTTCCGGAAAAACAGATGGCGCTGATCAAGAAATATGTCGCCGCGGGTAAGCCGGTGGTGGGGATCCGCACCGCGAGCCATGCGTTTTCACTGCGTGGGAAAGAGCCGCCGAAGGGATACGCGGACTGGCCTGAATTTGATGCGACCGTGTTTGGCGGCAGCTATCACGGCCATCACGCGAATGATCTGAAGTCGATCGTGACGATCAATCCGAAGCAAAAGCAGAACCCGATCCTGACGGGCATTCCCGACAAACCGTTCCCGCAGGCGTATTCACTGTACGAGGTGACTCCGCTGGCGAAAGGGACGACGGTATTGATGACGGCGGAAATTAAAGGGAAACCGGTCGAACCGGTGGCCTGGACGTTTCAGCGGAAGGACGGTGGCCGTTCGTTTTATACTTCAATGGGACACACTGGCGATTTCCAGCAACCCGAGTTCGTGCGGCTGCTGGCTAATGGGATCTACTGGGCTGCAGGTCTGAATCCCGCAAAAGTGAAACTCTCCGACAAGGTGAGCCTGCGTGGTGCACCGCACTGGACGGTGGTTTCTTTGCCCGAGTTCAAGAAGCCGGCTGGGACCGTGGAGAGTCGCTGGTATCGTTGCGTGGCCCGGATGCCGAAAGCGTGGCTGGATGGTGAGCCTGTGCAGTTAAAGGTACCCACGTCTGCCGGGAATACGGTACAAGCCTGGTTGAACGGAACGGCTCTCAAGAAACGGGGCGACGGTTTCGTGATCGCTCCCGGAATGGTCACTGTGAACGATGCGAATCTGATTGTCGTCTCTGTTTCCGGTCGTGATGCGGGAGTCGATTTTGTGTCGGTGCCTCAACTGGTTTCTGCCAGTGGTGCACTTCCCCTGGCGGGACGCTGGCAGTATCGATCGGGCGATGATCAGACGTTTGCGAACATGCCTTTACCGGCCAAGTTCGGTACGGTGACGGATATTGTGTTTAAGCCGTGA
- a CDS encoding thioredoxin domain-containing protein has product MRLLATFVFTFLMMTGSALAAAPKGVLLDFTATWCGPCQKMSPLVSRLKREGYPIKKVDVDQEPELARRFNVSSIPAFVLVVDGKEVARSVGATTESNLRRMLARIPAAEPAQPERSQPRNPVVFASNDRRSNQAEEAPIQLAQDQKQPEKKSRGFNLPFFGKNKSEDDSVPVEEPVIRAQFGDAANDQFAEAAPQEEIINWRASTVRIRVKDKKGMDLGSGTVIHSAVGRTLIMTCSHIFSDIRADSVIEVDVFQGEKYDTYVGTLVRYNLEADVGLISIPTSGVVAAAKVAPLEDEVKAGDVVASLGCSSGELPTLEKIKVTELNRFLGPDNIECTGMPVQGRSGGGLFNRSGQLVGVCFAVDKEDRRGLYAGLPVVHKLLDESNLTALYKQPAVQESAPETKFAMSEAAPAAQVAPNQQLLDEFLNRAMPTNSQPRQQVTSATTGNPDLSQLQAALDQAGEAEVVCIIRPLNKPKSASRVVIINKASSKFVSYLSGEVSNQPQPTSARFQPAANLSGTPRNAVRRQRDERISRSLPRASKTQHLVASPAQSEDAMFRPPSSFTQTAKKSTPDSLQNSAPVQRYRRSAESRR; this is encoded by the coding sequence ATGAGATTATTAGCGACATTCGTATTCACTTTTCTGATGATGACCGGTTCTGCACTGGCAGCTGCTCCTAAAGGGGTTCTGCTGGATTTCACTGCGACCTGGTGTGGCCCGTGTCAGAAAATGAGTCCGCTGGTTTCACGTTTGAAACGTGAAGGCTATCCAATCAAGAAAGTCGACGTCGATCAGGAACCTGAGCTGGCCCGACGTTTTAATGTTTCCAGCATTCCCGCTTTTGTGCTGGTAGTCGATGGTAAAGAGGTGGCTCGTTCTGTCGGTGCCACAACGGAAAGTAATCTGCGTCGGATGCTGGCCCGGATTCCTGCAGCGGAACCTGCTCAGCCCGAACGGTCACAGCCCCGTAACCCGGTGGTCTTCGCATCCAATGATCGTCGCAGCAATCAGGCTGAAGAAGCCCCGATTCAGCTGGCACAGGATCAGAAGCAGCCCGAAAAGAAATCGCGCGGATTCAATCTCCCGTTCTTTGGTAAAAACAAATCTGAAGATGATTCGGTTCCTGTCGAAGAGCCCGTGATTCGTGCCCAGTTTGGCGATGCTGCCAACGATCAGTTCGCGGAAGCCGCTCCCCAGGAAGAAATCATCAACTGGCGGGCCAGCACGGTTCGCATTCGTGTCAAAGACAAAAAGGGAATGGACCTCGGTTCGGGTACGGTAATTCACAGTGCCGTCGGTCGAACCCTGATCATGACCTGCAGTCATATCTTCAGTGACATCAGGGCTGACTCCGTGATTGAAGTCGATGTCTTCCAGGGCGAAAAGTACGACACTTATGTGGGTACCCTGGTCCGTTATAATCTGGAAGCCGATGTGGGACTGATTTCGATTCCCACTTCGGGCGTCGTGGCTGCTGCGAAAGTGGCTCCACTGGAAGATGAAGTTAAAGCGGGTGACGTCGTAGCATCTCTGGGTTGCAGCAGTGGAGAACTGCCGACCCTGGAGAAAATCAAAGTAACCGAACTCAACCGTTTCCTGGGACCGGACAACATCGAATGCACGGGCATGCCAGTGCAGGGACGTTCAGGCGGGGGACTGTTTAACCGCTCCGGCCAACTGGTGGGTGTCTGCTTTGCCGTCGATAAGGAAGATCGCCGCGGTCTGTATGCCGGTCTGCCCGTGGTGCATAAACTGCTCGATGAAAGCAACCTGACGGCCCTTTACAAACAGCCTGCCGTTCAGGAGTCCGCTCCGGAAACCAAGTTCGCCATGTCGGAAGCTGCTCCTGCAGCCCAGGTGGCTCCCAACCAGCAACTGCTGGATGAGTTCCTGAATCGGGCGATGCCGACTAACAGCCAGCCGCGTCAACAGGTGACCTCGGCAACCACCGGTAATCCAGACCTGTCACAGCTGCAGGCGGCATTGGATCAGGCAGGGGAAGCAGAAGTGGTCTGCATTATCCGTCCGCTCAACAAGCCCAAGTCAGCCAGCCGGGTGGTGATCATCAACAAGGCCAGTTCCAAGTTTGTCTCTTACCTGTCGGGAGAAGTCAGCAATCAGCCTCAGCCGACCTCAGCCCGCTTCCAGCCTGCGGCCAACCTGTCGGGAACTCCCAGGAATGCAGTACGTCGTCAGCGGGATGAACGTATCAGCCGGAGCCTGCCCCGGGCCAGTAAGACACAACACCTGGTAGCCAGCCCTGCACAGTCGGAAGATGCGATGTTCCGTCCTCCTTCTTCTTTCACACAGACGGCTAAAAAATCGACGCCGGACAGCCTGCAGAACAGTGCTCCGGTCCAGCGGTACCGTCGTTCTGCTGAGTCGCGTCGCTAA